The genomic DNA ACTTATGGGGTAGCTAGCTTTGgcacctagctagcaccaatacaaccagcctgaaaacaatgaccagttgaaactgcagtcattttcattattcttagcaatgatttaggaatcttTGTGAGGAAGTActagctaggttgccacttgttgttcacctattgaaattgaacttcatgtcatgaaaataaatagccagccagctacttaaccctgttgccctaAGCTAGCTAGCATCATCTTGCTGGTGAGGCTCAaccggaccgggttatgtgttgtgaagctagccacaataaggattaggcacaatagtggaatttgcagtttgccttcaaaataaaagcatgTCATTGACAGTGAATGAATGCAAATAGAATAATGCCATACTTTTACTTTGAAGGttaagtccactattgtggctaatcgtTAGTGGcgagcttcacatagatgggtccgaccaccattaatcaaataagaacagtcttataaattagggttattttagatgatgtgACCTAGCTACATAGtaagctagctaactatagctactgaaacagattgttGTTTTGCTATGTTTTAGGGGAAGAACATTGCCTTCATCCATGATCTAGCCAGCTCTTTTTTTAatgacaactttaccagcatcatgtcacacgtatcgatgaatcgttgcGACACCTGAAATACAAGtgagtgtaatcaatgtgtaataactagaTAAAAACAATTATGAACgcgttaaattattatgtgacatgcagtcatattcaggtcctgatgggtcaaatagtgttatttgacgtatatatattttttttgacacgcaacggcgttccatagaaatcctggttgagaatgaaacgactgaacaaattaaaaaaacagcacagcaagtaagtgaaataaataggttttgattatgttttactagTAATAGGGACATATGTAAACGCCAACAAagtaactttttggtcagtgtggtgtgtgtgtaacctttaacTAGACCATAGAACTCCCAATGACGGccgggtgtgatacagcctggaatcaaaccagggactgtattgacgcatcttgcactgagatgcagtgccttagaccgctgcgtccatgGGTGTgttttaactatttaactgtaacagaatgcttaaaaggccgcaaATTATTTACAGCGGTTATCGATATTGTTTTTTTAGGCAAGGAAAATATCGGATATCGGTATCTGACAAAAATGttatatcggtgcatcactagttAGAATGTTtccaatcaaatgtattaattAAGTTAAAACGTTTTCCTATGAGACTTTTACATAAACATTGATAAATGATAGCTGAGGGGTTTTGAAATCCGGATCAAATCCTCTGACCTCATCGAGATtattaatgtaaaaaaaaataactgCCGAAAAGGCAGTATCTTTGGCAAATGACAAGAGTGGAATGTAATAGCTGAACAGAAAAGGCAACCAGGCTAGAGGACAAGTAGTCTTCAAAACATAGACCATAGACATAGTTACTCTATGCCAAAAGAGTCCATCATTGAAACCAGACCATAGCCACTGTGTTGCCTAGGGTCGGGTTTTCAAGACTAGAGGACGAGCTGGGAGGAGGAAAAACACATTGTGCGATGGTACTTGAAGGAATAAATGAGCTGAATAATTTGCTCCACTGTTTATTTGTCAGCAAATATATACTTTGTAATGCTGATCGACGGATAGATATGCCCATACAATCTTTTAACCGATTTGGCAATCTGGAGTGCAGATAGTTGTTTTAAAAGCGTTATGAAATGTGATAGGGGATAACAAACAATCTCCATTGACGGACGGGAACCTTATGACATAGCACGTCACATTTCATTTCTAGGGTGGATTATCCATTTAACAATTTCTCACCATGCATAGGATTAAGATTGCTCCAGCATGCATACCCTAGCTATTTATCCTAAAGGATAGCTACAGACAGCAATGAAAGGATGAATAGCTAGGCTATGCATTAAAAGTAAAGTATGGTTATTTACCTTCTAGAAGTGGCTCCTTTTTACAATCCACATCATCAACAGAAAGTGGCATCTGAAAGAGGGTCAGAGTATAGGTTCATTGATTCATTTTAACTACACTTAACACATGTATAAATGCAAGATGTAAAGTGCCAGTCCCATgcatgtttcataagctgaaataaaagagcccagaaaaatgcacaaaaagcttatttctctcattttgtgcacacatttattTACAACTGTTAGTgagccaaaataatccatccatctgacaggtgtggcatatcaagaagctgattaaacagcattattacacaggtgtaccttgtgttggggacaataaaaggacactaaaatgttgttttgtcacaacacaatgccacagatgtctcatgttgaGACATCTGCTAAcctactgctaacctacaaagcattacatgggcttgctcctacctacctctctgatttggtcctgccgtacatacctacacgtacgctacggtcacaagacgcaggcctcctaattgtccctagaatttctaagcaaacagctggaggcagggctttctcctatagagctccatttttatggaacggtctgcctacccatgtcagagacgcaaactcggtctcaacctttaagtctttactgaagactcatctcttcagtgggtcatatgattgagtgtagtctggcccaggagtgggaaggtgaacggaaaggctctggagcaacgaaccgcccttgctgtctctgcctggccggttcccctctttccactgggattctctgcctctaaccctgttacgggggctgagtcactggcttgctggggctctctcgtgccgtccctgggggggtgcgtcacctgggtgggttgattcactgttgtggtcggcctgtctgggttgccccccttgggttgtaccgtggcggagatctttgtgggctatactcggccttgtctcaggatggtaagttggtggttgaagatatccctctagtggtgtgggggatgtgctttggcaaagtgggtggggttatatccttcctgtttggccctgtccggggtgtcctcggatggggccacagtgtctcctgacccctcctgtctcagcctccagtatttatgctgcagtagtttgtgtcgggggctagggtcagtttgttatatctggagtacttctcctgtcctattcggtgtcctgtgtgaatctaagtgtgcgttctctaattctctccttctctctttctttctctctctcggaggacctgagccctaggaccatgtcccaggactacctgacatgaggactccttgctgtccccagtccacctggccatgctcctgctccagtttcaactgacctgagccctaggaccgtgccccaggactacctgacatgaaggctccttgctgtccccagtccacctgactgtgctgctgctccagtttcaactgttctgccttattattattcgaccatgctggtcatttatgaacatttgaacatcttggtcatgttctgttataatctctacccggcacagccagaagaggactggccaccccacatagcccggttcctctctaggtttcttcctaggttttggcctttctagggagtttttcctagccaccgtgcttttacacctgcattgtttgctgtttggggttttaggctgggtttctgtacagcactttgagatatcagctgatgtacgaagggctatataaataaatttgatttgatttgttgaggGAGTGTGGAATTGgcatttgactgcaggaatgtctaccagtgcagatgccagagaatttaattttaatttctctaccattggctgcctccaacgttgttttagagaatttggcagtacgtccaaacaGCCTCACAACCATAGACCATGTTTAACCAcaccagctcaggacctccactTTCGGCTTCCatttgagaccagccacccggacagcggtttcctgatgtcaatgttgtgaacagagtcccccatggtggcggtggggttatggtatgctcatgcataagctacagacaatgaatacaatagcattttatcgatggcaatttgaatacatAGATATACCGtcatgagatcctgaggcccattgtcgtgccactCATCCGCCAACATCATCACAATTCCAGGAAGCTGAAAAcggcccagttcttccatggtctgcatactcagacatgtcacccattgagcatgtttgggatgctatggattgacatgtacgacagcgtgttccatctcccgccaatatccaggaacttagcacagccattgaagatgaCTGGGACAACATTACACAAgctacaatcaacagcctgaggcaaatgatggtcacaccagatactgacttgaTTTCTGATCCAGGCCCCTACCTTTTTGTGggcaacagatgcatatctgtattcccagtcatgtttaATCCGTAGATCAGGGGCTAATGAATTtacttcaattgactgatttccttatttgaactaTAACTCCGTAAAATCTTTGCAATTGTTGcaggttgcgtttatatttttgttccttGTAATTGCTGAGAAATGCCAAGGAAATAATCACTTATGTTTCCTCTACAGGAACCCAGTGCTTTTTATATTACCACCAATGTGTTAGTCGTGGCTAATCATCACCTTCCTTATATCAGGAATATGAACTAGCAAACATACTGCTGTCTGAAAGTGGTTCAATCATGTTGGTTTGCTATTCCTAACCCAATATGTAACAAACACGTGGGAATCATTGCCTAACTGTCCTTGTCTCATTTAGATACAATAACCTTTGGACAGAAAGGTAACGCGTAAGCAAACAGGCTTAGCTGAATCACactaaatgagaacttgttttcaactagcctacctggttaaataaaggtgaaataaaataaaattaataCTAGCTAGGATAACGTTACTAGACAGTTCAGTTCCTGCTGTCAATGTAGCGTTAGTTAACACAATAACTACCCAACGTTTACTTCGCTAAGTGAACTAGAGTAAGATTAAAACTTCTGGACGCTGACCAACGATGGCCACCAATTTGGTATGTTAAGTATCCATTATGTAAACTGGTTAGCGCTAAGAAGTGAACGTTACTGACTGAAATGTGACAACGACAATGATGCAacaaattaacgttagctagccactACTAATGAGCTTGGTACACTGACTGTGACTGACCAGTTACGAAACACTACCACAGATAACGAAGTTGAACTTGCTAGCTGTAGCTAACTACAGCTTGAACGTTGCTCGAAGTGTAAGCTACTTACACACTCCATTTTCCATTCACGGTCTCGTCCTTGCTTGGTCCTGTAGGGTAGCGAAGTAAACAACCAAATGTTCTTCTCACGCCGCACTTTTTCCCAAGGTATCGGTTTATTAAACTTAGCTGGACTGATAGCGTGAAATGAACGAGGAGAAAGATGCCTTGGAATGACTGGAACTCCCCCGGAAGCGCGAGAGATTGCGAGTGCCCCCTCTAACAGTACTTCCTTCTGATTGCGCATGACCGTGAAGAAAGGGTGAGACGGGGTAAAAGGGGTAGCCTGGGTACCATTCTATTTAGCTAACATTCCATTCCTTGCCACTCCTTGTCATTGTCAATGAGACTGGCCTTTTGGCAATCTTCAAATATGAACATTATATCATTAATGAGCTCGAGGAGAGCAGTGGATTTGATCCTGTTTCGATAACCCTCCCTGCTTTCATCCAATCACAATGTTTATGGAAATTAGACTGATAAGAAAACGTTCTAAATGAAttcatacatttgatttgaaacattCTAACATTGGGCATTCTAATGGAATACATTTCATTGTAAAATATTGGGCGTGGGGAGAACAGAGGATTTACATTTATTGCATTTTTACCACCAGCCAATGTGATCACATAACACCAGAGAAGCTCTCACCCATTCAAACATCCCCGCCAGTTCGCTGTAAGCAAGCGCAAGGTTAATACATAGGCTTGGCTATTATTCCACCATTCGTTTGCTATCTTATATATATGAGGCCTTGCCTAATACAGTGACTTTAGGCGACCACCACATATGCCAGCCAGAAACAAAATACATGTGTTTTGTCTGACGCACATTTTGTGACAATGAATTTAAGTTTAACGTCCCCAAATGCAATGCACTTTAATTAAATATGCGATTAAAAAAGGGATCCTTTAATGAAACCCTGGCTGTTGAAATGGGCAACCAATCGCAAAACCAACATTTGAAGGTGAGCCTAGGTTTTGGAAAAGGATAAATATGATTTGCTTGTGTCTGAGGTGTGCTTGGGGCTTTGATTGATGGGACCTTTTCGGCCTCAGGAGAGACGTAGGTCAAAAGctatgcgtcctccgaaacacgaacCAGCCAAGATGCACTACTTATGTTtaatccggaagccagccgcaccaatgtgtgggagaaacactgtacacctggcgaccatgtcagcatgcatgcgcccggcctgccacaggagtcactagagcgcgatgggacaaggaaatctcaGCCTGCCAAACACTTTCCTAACCTGGGACAATTGTGTGCTGCCTCATGTGTCTCCCAGTCACAgtcagcctgggatcaaacccgggtctgtagtgacacctcaaacactatgatgcagtgccttagaccgctgtgccactcaggaggctcTCGCAAATTGATTTTAACAAACAATTAGTCCCCCAACAAATGCGGCCCTCAATTGAATTCCAAAATCCCAATGTGGCCCTCAAGCCAAAAGGTCTgaggttcatctgtacaaacaatagtacgcaagaataaacaccatgggaccacacagacgtcataccgttcaggaaggagacatgttctgtctcctggagataaacgtacgttggtgcgaaaagtacaaatcaatcccataacaacagcaaaggaccttgtgacgatgctggaggaaacaggtataaaagtatctatatccacagtaaaacaattcctatattgacataacctgaaaggccgctcagcaaggatgaaGTCACTACTCCAAAACCGGGATATTAAAGCcaaactatggtttgcaactgcacattgggacaaagactGTGCtattttgagaaatgtcctctggtctaatgaaacaaaaatagaactgtttggccataatggccatcgttatgtttggaggaaaaagcgggaagcttgcaagccgaagaacaccaacccaaccgtgaagcacgggggtggcagcatcatgttctgggggtgctttgctgcagtagggactggtacacatcacaaaatagatggcatcatgagataggaaaattatatggatggaaaattatgtggatatattgaagcaacatctcaagacatcagtcaggaagttaaaatttggttgcaaatggatcttccgaatggacaattttttatttttttattttacctttatttaaccaggcaagtcagttaagaacaaattcttattttgacggcctgggaacagtgggttaactgcctgttcaggggcagaatgacatatttgtaccttgtcagctcgggggtttgaactcgcaaccttccggttactagtccaatgaccccaagcatacttccaaagttgtgggaaaatggctcttaaggacaataaagtcaaggtattggagtggccatcacaaacccctgacctcaatcctatagaaaatgtgtgggcagaactgaaaaagcatgtgcgagcaaggaggcctacaaagctgattcagttacaccagctccgtcaggaggaatgggccaaaattcacccaacttattgtgggaagcttgtggaaggctacctgaaacatttgacccaagttaaacaatttaaagacaatgctaccaaatactaattgagtgtatgtaaacttctgagccactgggaatgtaatgaaagaaataaaagctgaaagaaataattctctctactattattctgacatttcacattcttaaaataaagtggtgatcctaactgacctatgacagggaatttttactggaaTGTTCTGAAGTCTGTccctgtacatttcaaaagtgctatagagttatattgactacgtcaatcctagctcactcattaatgtcttaatcaaaatgacagattgcctcttatccactcGTCGTCTCCTTATGCCATAGTTGACAATACTCCGTAAAGACCATCAAGGTGCGCGCCAACTTGTAGTCCTAAAACTGGAAATGATTTACCTCTGGTTCCTTCAGCCATCATTCTTATGGGGAAAGAATTGGGTTTTGGTATAAAAGCcaaaaataaggtctgaggttcACAGGCTTAGGCGATCTTTTACATTTTGTTCTGAGATAatgtcagttaacatgacctttatgaattatgaagcctttaaGTGCTTTTTTGATATAAATGCTTCAAAATTCCAAAAAGTGACATTTGCTGATGAATatgatctcatagaacaaaatatataagatctcctaagcctgtttAACAGAGACCTTATTTTCAGTGTTGATCCAAAAAATGAAATCTCCATTAATTTCCCCATAAGCTTTGGCCAACAAGCCATGGtggagttagtgcctacaaaaagacgccATTACTATTGCCCTTTATGATAGTTTAGGTTTAGTACAGGGACAATTACATAATTGTTAGCGTCATAATTAGTCTTTGCTCAATTTTGTCAAACAAATAATTACTAATTTCCTGAGAGACTTGTGGAATTCTTATTCTTAGTTATTGAGTATCTACAGCACAAATAATCAATAAAAAAATAGACTTTTAATGGAGTAAAggatttatttatatatacaaaACTGTTTACAGCAAGATTTCTCAGTTAACATTGACCGTGGGGATATTGGTTGCACAACACCACCTGTTTTTTTGCCCATTGGATCAAGGCAACAGAAAAAAACTAGAGCACCTTGAGTCAGGTAGGGAAGCAGGTGGGTTGAATAAAGGGGGTATTGAAGGGTAAGGTAAGGCACAAGACACAGCATCACCAGCTTCTCTTTGACCATCAATCAcctatcaatcaatcaacctACTACTTACTCAAAGAGAAGCACTCTATCCCAAAAAAACATCAAAATAACAAATAATAGATACTAGGGGGTGGATAAATGAAAGTAATGTCAGTAAAAACCATTGGCTTCTAATTGATCTTCTGTTTGTAAGGCTAAAGTGGACACGCAAATCAGGTTATGGTGAGCACTGTGTGACCGCTGCTATTCCCTGACTCAATACTAAATGTATAAGTCATAATGGGTTATACAGCGTCCTTATTGAGCTTGAGCAAGCCTACATCACTTCTGGAATCAAAACCCAAAAACTAAACCAGCAGATCCTGTGGTCCCCATGAACTGGTTTGCAGTCCACAGTGGTAAGGAATTATCAGTGAATGCAAAAACTGCAAGTCCATAATATTCGTAATTATAGTATAATTATATGCAGACATTTTATTAAATATGCTGCTGAATAAACAAACTTGTATTATCTCAGGATATAACCAACAACACTATCGAACCTGTGTATAGGATTCTAGTTCTCTGGGATCAAAAGGCCACAGCTTTGAAATATAACTGATCCCTTCCACTCTTCTAATCTGAAACTTCATTCAAGGGTGCCTCATCTACTGGATAATTACAGCTCAATTATTAAAGTCAGATGACAGATACAtcacagagaggaagggagcgagGACCAATCTGCCAACCAGAAGTGCTGAAGAACATCAAAATGTATTCTAGAAAATAAAAATAGTTGTTTTCTAAAAGACATGATTTACAGTTCAAGGATGAAGTGTAACCTGAAGTTGACTTGCTGAAAGTTTTACAGTGAAACAATGTTAGCCAAGACCAATGCAAGAGGAAATGTATTTCCGCAACACACGTATTGTGTGAAAGAAAACCCATTCCAAGATACTGTAACTAAGACATTAATCAGTTGTATATCACAGCAACTTTCCAATGTCGCTACAACAGCAATGTGAACTGTGGCTCTCTGCCATGGCCGGTGTATTCATTGAAGTATACAGATGACCTGAGAAAAGGAGTCGAGGTGTACAAGGTGAAGCTAGCCAGTGAGAGTCAGGGACACTGGCCAGTCACTGCTCCATCTGTTGATGCATGGCTAGCTAGTTGATTGCAATTATCAGATTATCAGGGAGAAGTTTTTTGTCTGTAAAGTTTGAGTTTGTGGCTCATACATTACATTTGGCATTTTCATGTTTTGTTTTTCATGGGGTTTGGTTTAAGCCAACCAAACTTGACAGAGTTCAGTAAAACTGACAGTGAAACCCTTGTGTGACACCTCTCAGAGTTCTCCTTTGTCAGTCTTGAGTGTGATTGGCTGTCTTTGCAAAACACTATTGAATTATAAATGGCCACATTGCGACTGCAGCTCCTTGGTGCTGGGGAGGTCATGATTGGCAGGCTGGTGGTGATGTGTCTCCTGGTTTCGGCCAATGAGCTTACTGCTGTCCTGGTTAGACCCTCTTACATCACAGCACACTTCTTATCTTCTGAGGCAACGTTCCCATCCGCCCTTTCCATCTCCAGAATGATCCGCTTGAATAACTCTACAGCGGTCTGCAATGCAGAGATGAAAACAAATCAATAAATACATTAATTATTTTGAATAAACACACAATTTTGGTGAGTAGCTCTGTCTacagaaaatatatatttgtctACCTCGTTCTCCTTGGCAGAAGACTCCATGAACGCTGCTCCCCATGAGTCGGCCAGCTTCTTCCCTTCTTCTGGCTTGATCACCCTGAGGGGAAAAAGGACACACTGAGCATGATGTAATGAAATCACATACAGTATCTTCAGGAGGCACTTATGTACCTCTATAGTCACAAGGTCCAAGGCCTTGGCTGGATAACCAAGGTGAAACCATATATCAGATAGTGTCATggttctacacatactgtaccAGCCATGCATGTGAGTGGGAGCACCATTGCTCTCCACCTTCATTCAGCTCAAGTAAGTTTACCTTTCCATGTGGAGATCCTTTTTGTTCCCAACAAGAACAGTTGGCACCCTAAAAGAAAACATCCATTGATATTTCTTACATGAAAAGCAAAAAAAGTTTTAAGACACAAAATCATCAAAAGCAGCATTAAACCTTTCATAATTTTGGTTAACTTACTGTATTTTCCCAACCATATCTAGAAGCTTGTCATGAAGAACCTGAACAACTTCAAAACTGCAAAAAGTGAAAGACAAAAAGAGACAGGTTACTAGGGTCCATGTGTGCATTGATGCACAGACAACCATTTATACACACAGTAGTCACAAGGGCAAAGATGTTCCCCCCTACTACCGTTATGATGTATATTGTGCTATTTctattgttgttttttttatgaccattttcattattttatttcacttcaTCCTGCATGTCGGAGCTTGGACCATAAGATTTTCACTGTACCTTGCAATCACACCTACAACCCTGTACAAGTGACTATTGAACACAATCTCTGATGGATAAACCCAGAATGAAATGTACCTGTGACTACTCACCTTTTCATGGAAGTCACTGCGTAGACCAAGACATAACCATGGATGTCCATTGAATGAGACTGAGGGAAAATAGAGTACTCGTCCTGTAGCGATAAGGGGAGAAATCGGTTAGATtgaaaacaaaaaacaacagaCAAGTGCTTCTGAAATAAATATCGATCATTGTTTTTTGTCAATATCCCAACAATTCTACATTTCATCTGCGCAAACTGCCACTGATCACCGGAACCCAGCAGGAATATAGTGTTTTTATTTCAGAAACTGAGGTAAATAAAATGAGTAATGTAGTACAATGTAAAGCATACATACCTGACCCGCAGTATCGACCAACTGAAGATTGAAGTCTTGACCGTTGACAGACACCATTTTGTTGAAGGCTGGAAACAGATGAAGAGACAAGTGGTCAAGCCCAAGCCAGGGGTGTATTAATTAGTCAGAttccgttgcaaaatgttttgtaaCAGACAACGTACAACGTTCTGCAACGAAAacaagtttctattggacaaattgtGGTAGGTCCCTAGGGTAAACAATAAAAGGTTTCAGTTGCTAAATGTTTAGCAAGGGAATCTGACTATTGAATAGTCCTACATCACAGGCAACATACATGAGAAAATGGTAATTGCTGGATATAACATGGTCATGAAATGAGAATACATTCTGGATACAACCACCTATAACTTATTTTCATCCATGCATATTATTTGATCCTCAACGGCACCTTACAATGGGTGCAATTAGATAAACAAAACTGATCCAATACatttatataaaataaataaatacttacTGTTTTCAATGGTAGGGTCATATGAATCTACGAACTGTCCTTCCACGAACTGTATTGTGAGAGAAGACTTTCCTGTAGAAGTAAAGAAATAATGTATTAAATAATGTATAGTGGTGGCCGATGAGCAACAATttccaaaatcatagaaaattaCCATTTGTTAAGTAAGAAACTGAAAGTTATCGAACTCTGAACAACTGTTATAAATTGTAATTGCCTAACGTTAGCTGTGACAGGAGATATT from Oncorhynchus keta strain PuntledgeMale-10-30-2019 chromosome 10, Oket_V2, whole genome shotgun sequence includes the following:
- the LOC118388571 gene encoding GTP-binding protein Rheb-like — translated: MPQPKYRKIAVIGYRSVGKSSLTIQFVEGQFVDSYDPTIENTFNKMVSVNGQDFNLQLVDTAGQDEYSIFPQSHSMDIHGYVLVYAVTSMKSFEVVQVLHDKLLDMVGKIQVPTVLVGNKKDLHMERVIKPEEGKKLADSWGAAFMESSAKENETAVELFKRIILEMERADGNVASEDKKCAVM